The following are from one region of the Etheostoma spectabile isolate EspeVRDwgs_2016 chromosome 15, UIUC_Espe_1.0, whole genome shotgun sequence genome:
- the LOC116703592 gene encoding far upstream element-binding protein 2 isoform X2 — protein MNTCKYEPESKKLAAQNDLDSANALSIGAQLAALAQQRPAYSTEEYSVPDSMVGLIIGRGGEQINKIQQESGCKVQIAPDSGGLPDRRVSLTGSPDSIQNAKGLLDEIVSRGRGTPPSYHESTNGQNGTVHEMMIPAGKAGLVIGKGGETIKQLQERAGVKMILIQDASQGPNVDKPLRIIGEPYKVQQAQEMVQEILRERDHGGFSERNDFGPRMGGGMDIPVPRHSVGVVIGRNGEMIKKIQNDAGVRIQFKQDDGTGPDKIAHVSGPPDRCEHAAQIINDLLQSIRVREEGQGGPPGPPGMPAGNRGRGGGQGGWGSPGGEMTFSIPAHKCGLVIGRGGENVKSINQQTGAFVEISRQPPPNGDPNFKLFIIRGSPQQIDHAKQLIEEKIEGPLCPVGQGPGGPGPAGPMGPFNPNPYNPGPPGAPGPPHGGPPGPHQYTPQGWSNTFQQWQPQAPHDPSKAAANDPNAAWAAYYAQYYQQPSGAVPAQYPANPAGGAQTSGDQTQPAQTAGGQPDYTKAWEDYYKKMAQAGGSVPATAAAGGAAAGGAASTTGGQPDYSAAWAEYYRQQAAYYGPTGQAPSQPATPQQGQTQ, from the exons ATGAATACATGTAAAT ATGAACCGGAGAGCAAGAAGCTGGCTGCACAGAATGACTTAGATTCAGCCAATGCATTGT CTATTGGTGCACAGCTAGCTGCTCTTGCACAACAAAG GCCCGCCTACAGCACAGAGGAGTACAGTGTACCAGACAGCATGGTGGGACTCA TTATTGGTCGTGGAGGTGAACAGATCAATAAGATTCAACAGGAGTCAGGTTGCAAGGTTCAGATAGCTCCAG ACAGCGGAGGCCTTCCAGACAGGAGAGTCTCTCTCACGGGTTCTCCAGACTCCATACA GAATGCCAAGGGGCTGTTGGATGAGATAGTCTCACGAGGGAGGGGTACACCCCCTTCTTATCACGAGTCCACCAACGGGCAGAATGGTACGGTGCATGAGATGATGATTCCAGCTGGCAAGGCTGGTCTTGTCATTGGCAAAGGAGGCGAGACTATCAAACAGCTACAG GAGCGGGCCGGGGTGAAGATGATCCTGATCCAGGATGCCTCTCAGGGACCCAACGTTGACAAGCCCCTTCGCATTATCGGAGAACCCTACAAAGTCCAG CAAGCCCAGGAGATGGTGCAGGAGATTCTGAGGGAGAGAGACCACGGTGGCTTTAGTGAAAGAAATGATTTTGGCCCCCGAATGGGAGGAGGCATGGAT ATCCCTGTACCAAGACACTCAGTCGGTGTTGTCATCGGGCGCAATGGGGAGATGATTAAGAAAATACAGAATGATGCTGGAGTTCGGATACAGTTTAAACAAG ATGACGGGACTGGTCCAGATAAGATTGCTCACGTCAGTGGTCCCCCTGACCGCTGCGAGCACGCTGCCCAGATCATCAACGACCTGCTGCAGAGCATCAGAGTCAGGGAGGAGGGACAGGGG GGTCCCCCAGGTCCTCCAGGCATGCCTGCAGGCAACAGGGGCCGAGGTGGGGGACAAGGCGGCTGGGGGTCCCCTGGAGGGGAAATGACCTTCTCTATTCCTGCCCACAAGTGTGGGCTAGTGATTGGCCGAGGAGGAGAGAACGTCAAGTCCATCAACCAGCAGACAGGGGCGTTTGTAGAAATCTCTCGACAGCCGCCCCCTAACGGAGACCCCAACTTCAAGCTTTTTATCATTCGGGGCTCACCGCAGCAGATCGACCACGCCAAGCAGCTTATTGAGGAGAAGATTGAG GGTCCTCTGTGTCCTGTGGGTCAGGGGCCAGGTGGACCAGGACCTGCTGGTCCAATGGGTCcctttaaccctaacccatacaACCCCGGACCGCCTGGGGCACCCGGACCACCACA TGGTGGTCCTCCAGGTCCTCACCAGTACACCCCTCAGGGCTGGAGCAACACCTTCCAGCAGTGGCAGCCTCAGGCACCCCATGACCCCA GCAAGGCAGCAGCCAATGACCCCAACGCAGCCTGGGCGGCCTACTACGCTCAGTACTACCAGCAGCCGTCGGGGGCTGTGCCAGCCCAGTACCCTGCTAACCCAGCTGGAGGTGCCCAAACTTCAGGGGACCAGACCCAGCCTGCCCAGACGGCGGGGGGCCAGCCAGACTACACCAAGGCCTGGGAGGACTACTACAAGAAGATGG CCCAGGCAGGTGGCTCTGTCCCTGCGACGGCAGCCgcaggaggagcagcagctggaggagcaGCATCCACAACGGGGGGCCAGCCGGACTACAGCGCAGCCTGGGCAGAGTACTACAGGCAGCAGGCTGCATACTACGGACCAACAGGACAGGcccccagccagccagccactCCCCAGCAAGGACAG ACGCAGTGA
- the LOC116703592 gene encoding far upstream element-binding protein 2 isoform X3, whose product MNTYEPESKKLAAQNDLDSANALSIGAQLAALAQQRPAYSTEEYSVPDSMVGLIIGRGGEQINKIQQESGCKVQIAPDSGGLPDRRVSLTGSPDSIQNAKGLLDEIVSRGRGTPPSYHESTNGQNGTVHEMMIPAGKAGLVIGKGGETIKQLQERAGVKMILIQDASQGPNVDKPLRIIGEPYKVQQAQEMVQEILRERDHGGFSERNDFGPRMGGGMDIPVPRHSVGVVIGRNGEMIKKIQNDAGVRIQFKQDDGTGPDKIAHVSGPPDRCEHAAQIINDLLQSIRVREEGQGGPPGPPGMPAGNRGRGGGQGGWGSPGGEMTFSIPAHKCGLVIGRGGENVKSINQQTGAFVEISRQPPPNGDPNFKLFIIRGSPQQIDHAKQLIEEKIEGPLCPVGQGPGGPGPAGPMGPFNPNPYNPGPPGAPGPPHGGPPGPHQYTPQGWSNTFQQWQPQAPHDPSKAAANDPNAAWAAYYAQYYQQPSGAVPAQYPANPAGGAQTSGDQTQPAQTAGGQPDYTKAWEDYYKKMAQAGGSVPATAAAGGAAAGGAASTTGGQPDYSAAWAEYYRQQAAYYGPTGQAPSQPATPQQGQTQ is encoded by the exons ATGAATACAT ATGAACCGGAGAGCAAGAAGCTGGCTGCACAGAATGACTTAGATTCAGCCAATGCATTGT CTATTGGTGCACAGCTAGCTGCTCTTGCACAACAAAG GCCCGCCTACAGCACAGAGGAGTACAGTGTACCAGACAGCATGGTGGGACTCA TTATTGGTCGTGGAGGTGAACAGATCAATAAGATTCAACAGGAGTCAGGTTGCAAGGTTCAGATAGCTCCAG ACAGCGGAGGCCTTCCAGACAGGAGAGTCTCTCTCACGGGTTCTCCAGACTCCATACA GAATGCCAAGGGGCTGTTGGATGAGATAGTCTCACGAGGGAGGGGTACACCCCCTTCTTATCACGAGTCCACCAACGGGCAGAATGGTACGGTGCATGAGATGATGATTCCAGCTGGCAAGGCTGGTCTTGTCATTGGCAAAGGAGGCGAGACTATCAAACAGCTACAG GAGCGGGCCGGGGTGAAGATGATCCTGATCCAGGATGCCTCTCAGGGACCCAACGTTGACAAGCCCCTTCGCATTATCGGAGAACCCTACAAAGTCCAG CAAGCCCAGGAGATGGTGCAGGAGATTCTGAGGGAGAGAGACCACGGTGGCTTTAGTGAAAGAAATGATTTTGGCCCCCGAATGGGAGGAGGCATGGAT ATCCCTGTACCAAGACACTCAGTCGGTGTTGTCATCGGGCGCAATGGGGAGATGATTAAGAAAATACAGAATGATGCTGGAGTTCGGATACAGTTTAAACAAG ATGACGGGACTGGTCCAGATAAGATTGCTCACGTCAGTGGTCCCCCTGACCGCTGCGAGCACGCTGCCCAGATCATCAACGACCTGCTGCAGAGCATCAGAGTCAGGGAGGAGGGACAGGGG GGTCCCCCAGGTCCTCCAGGCATGCCTGCAGGCAACAGGGGCCGAGGTGGGGGACAAGGCGGCTGGGGGTCCCCTGGAGGGGAAATGACCTTCTCTATTCCTGCCCACAAGTGTGGGCTAGTGATTGGCCGAGGAGGAGAGAACGTCAAGTCCATCAACCAGCAGACAGGGGCGTTTGTAGAAATCTCTCGACAGCCGCCCCCTAACGGAGACCCCAACTTCAAGCTTTTTATCATTCGGGGCTCACCGCAGCAGATCGACCACGCCAAGCAGCTTATTGAGGAGAAGATTGAG GGTCCTCTGTGTCCTGTGGGTCAGGGGCCAGGTGGACCAGGACCTGCTGGTCCAATGGGTCcctttaaccctaacccatacaACCCCGGACCGCCTGGGGCACCCGGACCACCACA TGGTGGTCCTCCAGGTCCTCACCAGTACACCCCTCAGGGCTGGAGCAACACCTTCCAGCAGTGGCAGCCTCAGGCACCCCATGACCCCA GCAAGGCAGCAGCCAATGACCCCAACGCAGCCTGGGCGGCCTACTACGCTCAGTACTACCAGCAGCCGTCGGGGGCTGTGCCAGCCCAGTACCCTGCTAACCCAGCTGGAGGTGCCCAAACTTCAGGGGACCAGACCCAGCCTGCCCAGACGGCGGGGGGCCAGCCAGACTACACCAAGGCCTGGGAGGACTACTACAAGAAGATGG CCCAGGCAGGTGGCTCTGTCCCTGCGACGGCAGCCgcaggaggagcagcagctggaggagcaGCATCCACAACGGGGGGCCAGCCGGACTACAGCGCAGCCTGGGCAGAGTACTACAGGCAGCAGGCTGCATACTACGGACCAACAGGACAGGcccccagccagccagccactCCCCAGCAAGGACAG ACGCAGTGA
- the LOC116703592 gene encoding far upstream element-binding protein 2 isoform X4, translated as MSEYNVVPPPGSGAPLGGQAGLGNGAGDIKKDAFADAVQRARQIAAKIGGDAGPPMNNNTASDGFPFTAQKRQLEDADEPESKKLAAQNDLDSANALSIGAQLAALAQQRPAYSTEEYSVPDSMVGLIIGRGGEQINKIQQESGCKVQIAPDSGGLPDRRVSLTGSPDSIQNAKGLLDEIVSRGRGTPPSYHESTNGQNGTVHEMMIPAGKAGLVIGKGGETIKQLQERAGVKMILIQDASQGPNVDKPLRIIGEPYKVQQAQEMVQEILRERDHGGFSERNDFGPRMGGGMDIPVPRHSVGVVIGRNGEMIKKIQNDAGVRIQFKQDDGTGPDKIAHVSGPPDRCEHAAQIINDLLQSIRVREEGQGGPPGPPGMPAGNRGRGGGQGGWGSPGGEMTFSIPAHKCGLVIGRGGENVKSINQQTGAFVEISRQPPPNGDPNFKLFIIRGSPQQIDHAKQLIEEKIEGPLCPVGQGPGGPGPAGPMGPFNPNPYNPGPPGAPGPPHGGPPGPHQYTPQGWSNTFQQWQPQAPHDPSLQARSPGQ; from the exons ATGTCGGAATACAATGTGGTGCCGCCACCCGGATCCGGGGCCCCTCTCGGCGGACAGGCGGGTCTTGGGAACGGAGCTGGAGACATCAAGAAAGATGCGTTTGCGGACGCGGTGCAGCGGGCCCGGCAG attgcaGCTAAGATCGGGGGTGATGCTGGTCCTCCCATGAACAACAACACTGCATCTGATGGCTTTCCATTCACTGCACAGAAACGACAGCTGGAGGATGCAG ATGAACCGGAGAGCAAGAAGCTGGCTGCACAGAATGACTTAGATTCAGCCAATGCATTGT CTATTGGTGCACAGCTAGCTGCTCTTGCACAACAAAG GCCCGCCTACAGCACAGAGGAGTACAGTGTACCAGACAGCATGGTGGGACTCA TTATTGGTCGTGGAGGTGAACAGATCAATAAGATTCAACAGGAGTCAGGTTGCAAGGTTCAGATAGCTCCAG ACAGCGGAGGCCTTCCAGACAGGAGAGTCTCTCTCACGGGTTCTCCAGACTCCATACA GAATGCCAAGGGGCTGTTGGATGAGATAGTCTCACGAGGGAGGGGTACACCCCCTTCTTATCACGAGTCCACCAACGGGCAGAATGGTACGGTGCATGAGATGATGATTCCAGCTGGCAAGGCTGGTCTTGTCATTGGCAAAGGAGGCGAGACTATCAAACAGCTACAG GAGCGGGCCGGGGTGAAGATGATCCTGATCCAGGATGCCTCTCAGGGACCCAACGTTGACAAGCCCCTTCGCATTATCGGAGAACCCTACAAAGTCCAG CAAGCCCAGGAGATGGTGCAGGAGATTCTGAGGGAGAGAGACCACGGTGGCTTTAGTGAAAGAAATGATTTTGGCCCCCGAATGGGAGGAGGCATGGAT ATCCCTGTACCAAGACACTCAGTCGGTGTTGTCATCGGGCGCAATGGGGAGATGATTAAGAAAATACAGAATGATGCTGGAGTTCGGATACAGTTTAAACAAG ATGACGGGACTGGTCCAGATAAGATTGCTCACGTCAGTGGTCCCCCTGACCGCTGCGAGCACGCTGCCCAGATCATCAACGACCTGCTGCAGAGCATCAGAGTCAGGGAGGAGGGACAGGGG GGTCCCCCAGGTCCTCCAGGCATGCCTGCAGGCAACAGGGGCCGAGGTGGGGGACAAGGCGGCTGGGGGTCCCCTGGAGGGGAAATGACCTTCTCTATTCCTGCCCACAAGTGTGGGCTAGTGATTGGCCGAGGAGGAGAGAACGTCAAGTCCATCAACCAGCAGACAGGGGCGTTTGTAGAAATCTCTCGACAGCCGCCCCCTAACGGAGACCCCAACTTCAAGCTTTTTATCATTCGGGGCTCACCGCAGCAGATCGACCACGCCAAGCAGCTTATTGAGGAGAAGATTGAG GGTCCTCTGTGTCCTGTGGGTCAGGGGCCAGGTGGACCAGGACCTGCTGGTCCAATGGGTCcctttaaccctaacccatacaACCCCGGACCGCCTGGGGCACCCGGACCACCACA TGGTGGTCCTCCAGGTCCTCACCAGTACACCCCTCAGGGCTGGAGCAACACCTTCCAGCAGTGGCAGCCTCAGGCACCCCATGACCCCA GTCTCCAAGCCCGGTCTCCAGGCCAGTAG
- the LOC116703592 gene encoding far upstream element-binding protein 2 isoform X5 — MSEYNVVPPPGSGAPLGGQAGLGNGAGDIKKDAFADAVQRARQIAAKIGGDAGPPMNNNTASDGFPFTAQKRQLEDADEPESKKLAAQNDLDSANALSIGAQLAALAQQRPAYSTEEYSVPDSMVGLIIGRGGEQINKIQQESGCKVQIAPDSGGLPDRRVSLTGSPDSIQNAKGLLDEIVSRGRGTPPSYHESTNGQNGTVHEMMIPAGKAGLVIGKGGETIKQLQERAGVKMILIQDASQGPNVDKPLRIIGEPYKVQQAQEMVQEILRERDHGGFSERNDFGPRMGGGMDIPVPRHSVGVVIGRNGEMIKKIQNDAGVRIQFKQDDGTGPDKIAHVSGPPDRCEHAAQIINDLLQSIRVREEGQGGPPGPPGMPAGNRGRGGGQGGWGSPGGEMTFSIPAHKCGLVIGRGGENVKSINQQTGAFVEISRQPPPNGDPNFKLFIIRGSPQQIDHAKQLIEEKIEGPLCPVGQGPGGPGPAGPMGPFNPNPYNPGPPGAPGPPHGGPPGPHQYTPQGWSNTFQQWQPQAPHDPTRSPGQ, encoded by the exons ATGTCGGAATACAATGTGGTGCCGCCACCCGGATCCGGGGCCCCTCTCGGCGGACAGGCGGGTCTTGGGAACGGAGCTGGAGACATCAAGAAAGATGCGTTTGCGGACGCGGTGCAGCGGGCCCGGCAG attgcaGCTAAGATCGGGGGTGATGCTGGTCCTCCCATGAACAACAACACTGCATCTGATGGCTTTCCATTCACTGCACAGAAACGACAGCTGGAGGATGCAG ATGAACCGGAGAGCAAGAAGCTGGCTGCACAGAATGACTTAGATTCAGCCAATGCATTGT CTATTGGTGCACAGCTAGCTGCTCTTGCACAACAAAG GCCCGCCTACAGCACAGAGGAGTACAGTGTACCAGACAGCATGGTGGGACTCA TTATTGGTCGTGGAGGTGAACAGATCAATAAGATTCAACAGGAGTCAGGTTGCAAGGTTCAGATAGCTCCAG ACAGCGGAGGCCTTCCAGACAGGAGAGTCTCTCTCACGGGTTCTCCAGACTCCATACA GAATGCCAAGGGGCTGTTGGATGAGATAGTCTCACGAGGGAGGGGTACACCCCCTTCTTATCACGAGTCCACCAACGGGCAGAATGGTACGGTGCATGAGATGATGATTCCAGCTGGCAAGGCTGGTCTTGTCATTGGCAAAGGAGGCGAGACTATCAAACAGCTACAG GAGCGGGCCGGGGTGAAGATGATCCTGATCCAGGATGCCTCTCAGGGACCCAACGTTGACAAGCCCCTTCGCATTATCGGAGAACCCTACAAAGTCCAG CAAGCCCAGGAGATGGTGCAGGAGATTCTGAGGGAGAGAGACCACGGTGGCTTTAGTGAAAGAAATGATTTTGGCCCCCGAATGGGAGGAGGCATGGAT ATCCCTGTACCAAGACACTCAGTCGGTGTTGTCATCGGGCGCAATGGGGAGATGATTAAGAAAATACAGAATGATGCTGGAGTTCGGATACAGTTTAAACAAG ATGACGGGACTGGTCCAGATAAGATTGCTCACGTCAGTGGTCCCCCTGACCGCTGCGAGCACGCTGCCCAGATCATCAACGACCTGCTGCAGAGCATCAGAGTCAGGGAGGAGGGACAGGGG GGTCCCCCAGGTCCTCCAGGCATGCCTGCAGGCAACAGGGGCCGAGGTGGGGGACAAGGCGGCTGGGGGTCCCCTGGAGGGGAAATGACCTTCTCTATTCCTGCCCACAAGTGTGGGCTAGTGATTGGCCGAGGAGGAGAGAACGTCAAGTCCATCAACCAGCAGACAGGGGCGTTTGTAGAAATCTCTCGACAGCCGCCCCCTAACGGAGACCCCAACTTCAAGCTTTTTATCATTCGGGGCTCACCGCAGCAGATCGACCACGCCAAGCAGCTTATTGAGGAGAAGATTGAG GGTCCTCTGTGTCCTGTGGGTCAGGGGCCAGGTGGACCAGGACCTGCTGGTCCAATGGGTCcctttaaccctaacccatacaACCCCGGACCGCCTGGGGCACCCGGACCACCACA TGGTGGTCCTCCAGGTCCTCACCAGTACACCCCTCAGGGCTGGAGCAACACCTTCCAGCAGTGGCAGCCTCAGGCACCCCATGACCCCA CCCGGTCTCCAGGCCAGTAG
- the LOC116703592 gene encoding far upstream element-binding protein 2 isoform X1, producing the protein MSEYNVVPPPGSGAPLGGQAGLGNGAGDIKKDAFADAVQRARQIAAKIGGDAGPPMNNNTASDGFPFTAQKRQLEDADEPESKKLAAQNDLDSANALSIGAQLAALAQQRPAYSTEEYSVPDSMVGLIIGRGGEQINKIQQESGCKVQIAPDSGGLPDRRVSLTGSPDSIQNAKGLLDEIVSRGRGTPPSYHESTNGQNGTVHEMMIPAGKAGLVIGKGGETIKQLQERAGVKMILIQDASQGPNVDKPLRIIGEPYKVQQAQEMVQEILRERDHGGFSERNDFGPRMGGGMDIPVPRHSVGVVIGRNGEMIKKIQNDAGVRIQFKQDDGTGPDKIAHVSGPPDRCEHAAQIINDLLQSIRVREEGQGGPPGPPGMPAGNRGRGGGQGGWGSPGGEMTFSIPAHKCGLVIGRGGENVKSINQQTGAFVEISRQPPPNGDPNFKLFIIRGSPQQIDHAKQLIEEKIEGPLCPVGQGPGGPGPAGPMGPFNPNPYNPGPPGAPGPPHGGPPGPHQYTPQGWSNTFQQWQPQAPHDPSKAAANDPNAAWAAYYAQYYQQPSGAVPAQYPANPAGGAQTSGDQTQPAQTAGGQPDYTKAWEDYYKKMAQAGGSVPATAAAGGAAAGGAASTTGGQPDYSAAWAEYYRQQAAYYGPTGQAPSQPATPQQGQTQ; encoded by the exons ATGTCGGAATACAATGTGGTGCCGCCACCCGGATCCGGGGCCCCTCTCGGCGGACAGGCGGGTCTTGGGAACGGAGCTGGAGACATCAAGAAAGATGCGTTTGCGGACGCGGTGCAGCGGGCCCGGCAG attgcaGCTAAGATCGGGGGTGATGCTGGTCCTCCCATGAACAACAACACTGCATCTGATGGCTTTCCATTCACTGCACAGAAACGACAGCTGGAGGATGCAG ATGAACCGGAGAGCAAGAAGCTGGCTGCACAGAATGACTTAGATTCAGCCAATGCATTGT CTATTGGTGCACAGCTAGCTGCTCTTGCACAACAAAG GCCCGCCTACAGCACAGAGGAGTACAGTGTACCAGACAGCATGGTGGGACTCA TTATTGGTCGTGGAGGTGAACAGATCAATAAGATTCAACAGGAGTCAGGTTGCAAGGTTCAGATAGCTCCAG ACAGCGGAGGCCTTCCAGACAGGAGAGTCTCTCTCACGGGTTCTCCAGACTCCATACA GAATGCCAAGGGGCTGTTGGATGAGATAGTCTCACGAGGGAGGGGTACACCCCCTTCTTATCACGAGTCCACCAACGGGCAGAATGGTACGGTGCATGAGATGATGATTCCAGCTGGCAAGGCTGGTCTTGTCATTGGCAAAGGAGGCGAGACTATCAAACAGCTACAG GAGCGGGCCGGGGTGAAGATGATCCTGATCCAGGATGCCTCTCAGGGACCCAACGTTGACAAGCCCCTTCGCATTATCGGAGAACCCTACAAAGTCCAG CAAGCCCAGGAGATGGTGCAGGAGATTCTGAGGGAGAGAGACCACGGTGGCTTTAGTGAAAGAAATGATTTTGGCCCCCGAATGGGAGGAGGCATGGAT ATCCCTGTACCAAGACACTCAGTCGGTGTTGTCATCGGGCGCAATGGGGAGATGATTAAGAAAATACAGAATGATGCTGGAGTTCGGATACAGTTTAAACAAG ATGACGGGACTGGTCCAGATAAGATTGCTCACGTCAGTGGTCCCCCTGACCGCTGCGAGCACGCTGCCCAGATCATCAACGACCTGCTGCAGAGCATCAGAGTCAGGGAGGAGGGACAGGGG GGTCCCCCAGGTCCTCCAGGCATGCCTGCAGGCAACAGGGGCCGAGGTGGGGGACAAGGCGGCTGGGGGTCCCCTGGAGGGGAAATGACCTTCTCTATTCCTGCCCACAAGTGTGGGCTAGTGATTGGCCGAGGAGGAGAGAACGTCAAGTCCATCAACCAGCAGACAGGGGCGTTTGTAGAAATCTCTCGACAGCCGCCCCCTAACGGAGACCCCAACTTCAAGCTTTTTATCATTCGGGGCTCACCGCAGCAGATCGACCACGCCAAGCAGCTTATTGAGGAGAAGATTGAG GGTCCTCTGTGTCCTGTGGGTCAGGGGCCAGGTGGACCAGGACCTGCTGGTCCAATGGGTCcctttaaccctaacccatacaACCCCGGACCGCCTGGGGCACCCGGACCACCACA TGGTGGTCCTCCAGGTCCTCACCAGTACACCCCTCAGGGCTGGAGCAACACCTTCCAGCAGTGGCAGCCTCAGGCACCCCATGACCCCA GCAAGGCAGCAGCCAATGACCCCAACGCAGCCTGGGCGGCCTACTACGCTCAGTACTACCAGCAGCCGTCGGGGGCTGTGCCAGCCCAGTACCCTGCTAACCCAGCTGGAGGTGCCCAAACTTCAGGGGACCAGACCCAGCCTGCCCAGACGGCGGGGGGCCAGCCAGACTACACCAAGGCCTGGGAGGACTACTACAAGAAGATGG CCCAGGCAGGTGGCTCTGTCCCTGCGACGGCAGCCgcaggaggagcagcagctggaggagcaGCATCCACAACGGGGGGCCAGCCGGACTACAGCGCAGCCTGGGCAGAGTACTACAGGCAGCAGGCTGCATACTACGGACCAACAGGACAGGcccccagccagccagccactCCCCAGCAAGGACAG ACGCAGTGA